The following nucleotide sequence is from Paenibacillus odorifer.
TACCTCTACTTGATCATAACCTTCACATCTCAATTCATTCCATCAATCATCATTCATCACTCATCACTCTTCGAGCCCGCTAGAAACTCTAACTAACATGGTCTCCAGCACTTTCAGATGCTGCAAACAATATAGCACCGTCCGCCTCTATCATCACAGCCCGCTCCCGGCGCATCAGCTCCGCTAAATGCGCCAGTGTCTCACTCATCGCAAAGCGCATCTGGTGAACGGTGGTTACCCGGCTGCGAAACAGAATTTCGCAGACTGCGAAGCCGCTCAGCGGGCCGTTTGCGAGCAAGGCTGCAGCGGTATCCAGCCGCTCCTCATGATGAGCGAGCAGGCTGCTGACCCGGTGCGTGAAGCCCGTGAACGGTTCCCGATGGCCCGGGAACGCCATGCTGACCGGATAGCTGCCCAGCTCCCGCAGCCCCTGAAGAAACGTCTGCAGCGGCTGTGGATCGCTGCCTGGAAGCAGGCTGACATTGGGCGAAATCTGCGGCAGCACAGCATCGCCGCAGATCATTTGCCCGCTGTCCGCATGATACAAGCTCACATGTCCCGGTGCATGTCCGCCAGTTACAATCAATTGCCATTCACGGCCCCCCATCCC
It contains:
- a CDS encoding MBL fold metallo-hydrolase, translated to MSKADITSWDENILQVSVPMDSPLRQVNSYILPDEDGRITIIDPGPRSPETEKCWQAILQELGLSWKDVRDIVVTHHHPDHYGLAGWLQLQTGCKVWMTERAHAEAMLMWGSDTDINEVLPLYFIGHGMSEEWSSGIKAHLESFDAQVEPQPVVTYLNEVEPFGMGGREWQLIVTGGHAPGHVSLYHADSGQMICGDAVLPQISPNVSLLPGSDPQPLQTFLQGLRELGSYPVSMAFPGHREPFTGFTHRVSSLLAHHEERLDTAAALLANGPLSGFAVCEILFRSRVTTVHQMRFAMSETLAHLAELMRRERAVMIEADGAILFAASESAGDHVS